One genomic region from Hoeflea algicola encodes:
- a CDS encoding nucleotidyltransferase family protein: protein MTINAAMILAAGLGTRMRPITDTRPKPLVEVAGKPLIAYGLEALGGLGVTRIVCNVHYLAPMMVDWLKAWPEADIAISDETDALLDSGGGIVKALPLLGGEPFLILNADTFWLEEPGARDDNLATLTRQFDPHVMDILVMTARPDQATGHTGAGDFMIDADGRLARYRGTGEPVIYAGVLVLHPRVFASITEPRFSLNRCFDSAIEAGRLYGAPMRGHWLTVGTPEAIGEAETAMREYLDGQPS, encoded by the coding sequence ATGACCATCAATGCCGCCATGATCCTAGCCGCCGGGCTCGGCACGCGCATGCGTCCGATTACCGATACCCGGCCCAAGCCGCTGGTCGAGGTGGCGGGCAAGCCGCTGATCGCCTACGGGCTTGAGGCGCTGGGAGGGCTCGGCGTCACCCGCATTGTCTGCAATGTCCATTATCTCGCGCCAATGATGGTTGATTGGCTCAAGGCCTGGCCCGAAGCTGATATCGCCATCTCCGATGAAACCGATGCCTTGCTCGATTCCGGTGGCGGCATCGTCAAGGCCTTGCCGTTGCTAGGCGGCGAACCCTTCCTGATTCTCAATGCCGATACTTTCTGGCTCGAAGAGCCCGGTGCCCGCGACGACAATCTCGCCACGCTGACCCGGCAGTTCGATCCGCACGTGATGGATATCTTGGTGATGACGGCGCGGCCTGACCAGGCCACCGGACACACCGGCGCGGGTGATTTCATGATCGATGCCGATGGTCGTCTGGCGCGCTACCGCGGCACCGGTGAGCCAGTGATCTATGCCGGTGTGCTGGTGCTTCATCCACGCGTATTCGCAAGCATTACCGAGCCCCGGTTTTCGCTCAATCGCTGCTTTGATTCAGCGATTGAAGCTGGTCGTCTGTACGGCGCACCAATGCGCGGGCATTGGCTCACCGTCGGGACGCCCGAGGCGATCGGCGAAGCCGAAACTGCGATGCGCGAGTATCTCGATGGGCAACCCTCATGA
- the addB gene encoding double-strand break repair protein AddB produces the protein MTASPPRIVTIAPGAPFLSVLAEQILSGGLVPGLAYSADEPLSLARATVFVPTRRAARVLRSELTDRIGAGSAILPAIRALGETDEDAGFLDSTEPETLAFDPPIPQTAAMLRLADLVLAWKQALPAAVRDHLDGAPLVAPANPADAIWLGRSLFDLIQAVETEECNFADLDGVVADDLQQWWQLTREFLLIARSYWPALLAEISRSSPAQHHNAMIGVFTKALAANAADRPVIVAGSTGTRPSTARLIAMVARLPQGAVVLPGLDHAMRPEHWQRLATAVATIRTADGLGAFDVAVRSHPQYGLLKLVESCGLGVDQLESIPEIGALDDDMAMRRIAVSAALLPALATEAWGESGFLPEAPALLPAFADVSLIEAGNEREEATALAVAMRRALEPRTDNPEPTVALVTPDRNLARRVVTELGRYGIDANDSGGAPLISSPQGGLARLALQAALAPGDAVAIAALIKHPLARFGLDRQASITGAGLVESIALRGGSGQADISRLEVLLSARDQARTERHAPRWLARISDQQAEQAREFARRVANALSPLTSVLPESDASGMMPIGDLAGRTAQALERICADDQGSLESLWGDEAGADLASLLLETRDSGSTLAMTGREWIGALNALMGGRMVKPHAGGHPRAFIWGALEARLQHVDTLLLGGLNEGVWPQTGQEDPFLSRSMKAAIGLEPPERRIGQAAHDFQMAMGAPQVVLSRSFRAGKAPTVASRWLQRLLAVLGPEPSAELRARGNALLAHARDLDHGPTTPPATRPEPCPPASVQPSSYSFSEVGRLRRDPYAIYARRVLGLDPLDPFLADPGPRERGTLYHAILEAFISSCEPGDRTLETLSQIAETHFAAAQLPYPIALVWRMRFDKAAAAVVAWEAETGTDLVRSLVEVRASLELPDAGVKLTGMADRIDLRTDGSAWLIDYKTGGTPSRKEARILLDPQLALEAHALSHGGFAGLEAVSPSALLYLRLTGKDPFVERIDDDPGKTGKTEPLTAEDLAGSAVAELTRLVVLLRSGKRGFLSRAIPRSAREYGGDYDHLARVAEWQTVVEAEGGDGDG, from the coding sequence ATGACAGCATCGCCGCCCCGGATCGTGACGATTGCGCCGGGCGCGCCATTCCTGTCGGTGCTGGCCGAGCAGATCCTCTCCGGCGGTCTGGTGCCGGGCCTTGCCTACAGCGCTGATGAGCCGTTGTCGCTGGCCCGTGCCACCGTGTTCGTGCCGACCCGACGCGCGGCGCGGGTACTCCGTTCGGAGCTTACTGACCGGATCGGTGCCGGTTCGGCCATCCTGCCCGCGATCCGGGCGCTGGGCGAAACTGATGAGGACGCGGGCTTCCTCGATTCCACCGAACCCGAGACACTGGCGTTTGATCCGCCGATTCCGCAGACTGCTGCGATGCTGCGGCTGGCCGATCTGGTGCTGGCCTGGAAACAGGCATTGCCGGCCGCCGTCCGCGATCACCTCGACGGTGCACCGCTGGTGGCGCCGGCCAATCCGGCCGACGCGATCTGGCTCGGGCGCAGCCTGTTCGATCTGATCCAGGCGGTGGAAACCGAGGAGTGCAATTTCGCCGATCTTGACGGCGTCGTTGCCGATGATCTGCAGCAATGGTGGCAGCTGACACGCGAGTTTCTGTTGATTGCCCGGTCTTATTGGCCGGCGCTGCTTGCTGAAATCTCGCGCTCGAGCCCCGCGCAACATCATAACGCGATGATCGGCGTGTTCACCAAGGCGCTCGCCGCAAACGCCGCGGACCGGCCGGTGATTGTTGCCGGTTCAACCGGTACCCGGCCGTCCACCGCGCGGTTGATCGCCATGGTGGCGCGCTTGCCGCAGGGCGCCGTCGTCCTTCCCGGGCTTGATCACGCCATGCGACCCGAGCACTGGCAGCGGCTTGCCACTGCAGTCGCGACAATCCGCACGGCCGATGGCTTGGGCGCGTTCGATGTGGCCGTCCGCAGTCACCCGCAATATGGCCTGCTCAAGCTGGTCGAGAGCTGTGGTCTGGGTGTCGATCAGCTCGAAAGCATTCCGGAGATCGGTGCCCTTGATGACGACATGGCGATGCGTCGCATTGCCGTCTCCGCCGCATTGCTGCCCGCCCTCGCCACCGAGGCCTGGGGCGAAAGCGGCTTCTTGCCCGAGGCGCCGGCGCTGCTGCCGGCCTTTGCCGATGTCAGCCTGATCGAGGCCGGCAATGAGCGCGAGGAAGCCACCGCGTTGGCGGTGGCAATGCGCCGTGCGCTGGAACCGCGCACTGATAATCCCGAACCCACTGTCGCGCTGGTGACGCCGGATCGCAATCTTGCCCGCCGGGTGGTCACTGAGCTTGGCCGCTACGGCATCGACGCCAATGATTCGGGCGGCGCGCCGCTGATCAGCAGCCCCCAGGGCGGGTTGGCGCGGCTGGCGCTCCAGGCAGCCCTAGCGCCCGGCGATGCGGTGGCGATTGCCGCCCTGATCAAGCATCCGCTGGCGCGCTTCGGGCTTGACCGTCAGGCATCGATCACCGGGGCGGGTCTGGTTGAAAGCATCGCCCTTCGCGGCGGCAGCGGCCAGGCAGATATCAGCCGCCTCGAGGTTTTGCTGAGCGCACGCGATCAAGCGCGCACTGAGCGCCACGCCCCGCGCTGGCTCGCCCGTATTAGTGACCAGCAGGCCGAGCAGGCGCGCGAATTTGCTCGCCGCGTTGCCAATGCGCTGTCGCCGCTGACTTCGGTGCTGCCGGAATCCGACGCATCCGGAATGATGCCGATCGGTGATCTGGCCGGGCGGACGGCGCAGGCGCTGGAACGTATATGTGCCGATGATCAGGGTTCGCTGGAAAGCCTGTGGGGAGACGAGGCAGGTGCGGATCTCGCCAGCCTGCTGCTCGAAACCAGGGACAGCGGCTCGACTCTCGCCATGACCGGCCGCGAGTGGATCGGCGCGCTCAATGCATTGATGGGCGGCCGCATGGTCAAGCCGCATGCCGGCGGCCATCCCCGGGCGTTCATCTGGGGCGCGCTCGAAGCCCGGCTCCAGCATGTCGACACGTTGCTGCTGGGTGGGCTCAACGAAGGTGTCTGGCCGCAGACCGGGCAGGAGGACCCGTTCCTTTCCCGCTCGATGAAGGCAGCCATCGGCTTGGAACCGCCGGAGCGGCGCATCGGCCAGGCTGCCCATGATTTCCAGATGGCGATGGGCGCGCCGCAGGTGGTGCTGTCGCGCTCGTTCCGCGCCGGCAAGGCGCCGACGGTGGCTTCGCGTTGGCTGCAGCGGCTTCTGGCGGTGCTTGGCCCGGAGCCCTCGGCAGAACTTCGCGCCCGTGGTAACGCCTTGCTTGCCCATGCCCGCGATCTCGACCACGGCCCCACGACTCCACCGGCCACCCGGCCCGAACCGTGCCCGCCGGCTTCGGTTCAACCGTCAAGCTATTCCTTCTCCGAGGTTGGCCGGCTGCGCCGCGATCCCTACGCGATCTATGCTCGCCGGGTGCTCGGGCTCGATCCGCTCGATCCGTTCCTGGCCGATCCCGGTCCGCGCGAACGCGGCACGCTCTACCATGCGATTCTCGAAGCCTTCATCTCGTCGTGTGAACCCGGCGACCGCACACTGGAAACGCTGAGCCAGATTGCCGAAACCCATTTTGCCGCAGCACAACTGCCCTATCCGATTGCGCTGGTCTGGCGCATGCGGTTCGACAAGGCGGCCGCGGCGGTGGTGGCGTGGGAAGCCGAAACTGGCACTGATCTGGTTCGTTCGCTGGTCGAGGTTCGCGCCAGTCTCGAACTGCCCGACGCCGGCGTCAAACTCACCGGCATGGCCGACCGTATCGATCTGCGCACCGATGGCAGCGCCTGGCTCATTGACTACAAGACCGGCGGCACGCCCTCGCGCAAGGAAGCCCGGATTCTGCTTGATCCGCAACTGGCGCTCGAAGCCCATGCCTTGAGCCATGGCGGTTTTGCCGGTCTCGAGGCGGTTTCGCCATCGGCGCTGCTCTATCTGCGGCTGACCGGCAAGGATCCGTTTGTTGAACGCATCGATGACGACCCCGGCAAGACGGGCAAGACCGAACCGCTGACCGCCGAAGACCTAGCTGGCAGTGCGGTTGCGGAATTGACCCGGCTGGTGGTGTTGTTGCGCTCGGGCAAGCGCGGCTTTCTCTCCCGCGCCATCCCCAGAAGCGCACGCGAATATGGCGGCGACTACGATCATCTCGCCCGGGTGGCCGAATGGCAGACCGTAGTAGAGGCGGAAGGAGGCGATGGCGATGGCTGA
- the tsaE gene encoding tRNA (adenosine(37)-N6)-threonylcarbamoyltransferase complex ATPase subunit type 1 TsaE, translated as MASTTIELTDLAATARFAEDVSLALKVGDCLCLSGDLGAGKSTFARALIRAVADDPDLEAPSPTFTLVQSYQLRLPIAHLDLYRIGAADELDELGLDDALNDGVALVEWPEKALDRLPRNRITVRLDGVGDSRTVTVSGPEEFMARLERSRAARRFLEQADLELAARRHLQGDASTRTYESIRPVQGAPLILMNAPRQPDGPPIRDGLPYSQIAHLAEDVIPFVAIARWLRAEGFAAPEILAEDLDQGFLLIENLGSEGILDDQGCPDPERYGFAIDCLARLHTKAPPDAGLPVGHQLHLVPAYDSRAMLIEVELLTAWYLPEYSDGPVTEPQRQQYLDLWGDLIKGLEKSEKSLVLRDYHSPNLIWRDERSGFDRLGIIDFQDAMIGPSAYDVASLCQDARVTVEPDMAEELLDRYVAARRAANQDFVEAGFREAYAIMAAQRAAKILGIFVRLNVRDGKPGYLRHLPRMEAYIAKSLAHPILHPLRSWFAKAGIGLTES; from the coding sequence GTGGCGTCCACGACCATTGAATTGACGGATCTGGCGGCCACCGCCCGCTTTGCCGAGGATGTCTCGCTGGCGCTGAAGGTCGGCGATTGCCTGTGTCTGTCCGGAGACCTCGGCGCCGGCAAATCAACCTTTGCGCGGGCGCTGATTCGTGCCGTGGCCGATGATCCGGACCTTGAAGCGCCGAGCCCTACCTTCACGCTTGTGCAGAGTTACCAGCTGCGCCTGCCGATTGCCCATCTCGATCTCTACCGCATCGGTGCCGCCGATGAACTCGATGAACTTGGCCTGGACGATGCGCTGAACGATGGTGTGGCGCTGGTCGAGTGGCCCGAAAAGGCGCTCGACCGACTTCCCCGCAATCGCATTACGGTTCGGCTTGATGGGGTTGGCGATAGCCGCACTGTCACCGTTTCGGGTCCGGAAGAATTTATGGCTCGGCTTGAGCGGTCCCGCGCCGCCCGACGGTTTCTCGAACAGGCCGATCTGGAATTGGCGGCGCGGCGGCATCTGCAAGGCGACGCTTCGACCCGCACCTATGAGAGCATCCGCCCAGTGCAAGGTGCGCCATTGATCCTGATGAACGCGCCGCGCCAGCCCGATGGTCCGCCAATTCGCGATGGCCTGCCCTATTCGCAGATTGCCCATCTGGCCGAAGACGTCATTCCCTTTGTCGCCATTGCCCGCTGGCTCCGCGCCGAAGGGTTTGCAGCGCCGGAAATTCTTGCAGAAGATCTGGATCAGGGCTTTTTGCTTATTGAAAACCTTGGCAGCGAAGGCATCCTTGATGATCAGGGCTGTCCTGATCCTGAACGCTATGGTTTTGCCATCGATTGCCTGGCGCGGCTGCACACAAAGGCTCCGCCTGACGCGGGCCTGCCGGTTGGCCACCAGTTGCATCTGGTGCCGGCTTACGATTCCCGGGCAATGCTGATCGAGGTCGAGTTGCTGACCGCCTGGTATCTGCCGGAGTACAGTGACGGTCCGGTGACCGAGCCGCAGCGGCAGCAATATCTCGATCTCTGGGGCGACCTGATCAAGGGTCTCGAAAAATCGGAAAAATCGCTGGTGTTGCGGGATTATCATTCGCCCAATCTGATCTGGCGCGACGAACGCTCCGGGTTCGATCGGCTCGGCATTATCGATTTTCAGGACGCCATGATCGGCCCCTCGGCCTACGATGTGGCGTCGCTGTGTCAGGATGCGCGGGTTACTGTCGAGCCGGATATGGCCGAGGAATTGCTCGACCGATATGTCGCGGCGCGCCGGGCCGCAAATCAGGATTTCGTCGAGGCAGGCTTCCGTGAAGCCTACGCGATCATGGCGGCTCAGCGCGCGGCCAAGATTCTCGGTATCTTCGTTCGCCTCAATGTGCGCGACGGCAAACCGGGTTATTTGCGGCATTTGCCGCGAATGGAGGCCTACATCGCCAAATCGCTGGCGCATCCGATCCTGCACCCCTTGCGCTCGTGGTTCGCAAAGGCTGGTATCGGCCTGACCGAATCATGA
- a CDS encoding PAS domain-containing sensor histidine kinase, with translation MADGIKRIWRTLLTGTALVSGGLSASAGQALAQSSGKVSLSTLEVVNFAMVIGAISAAMISAIWLIRERGKIDNENVGLRAALADTNAKLSRYQALIVDRDRQIVVWDGVGMPAEVLGNLSPETGAPQKPSDFLAFGRWLEPRSAASLDEAIDTLRTQAAHFDLIVETVRGHVIEAQGRVSGGRAFVRFVALSNVRAELATLSSERDRLLASLDTFQALLDVIDMPVWLRGVDSQLLWVNNAYVHAVEGSDRQQVLDGSMELLGTAARERVRASVTPERPFLDKLSTVIHGHRRFLEVADVKTPVGNAGLALDISIAEELREELKRTLRSHAETLDHLATPVAIFDRDQRLQFNNQAFQQLWELDTPFLASRPDNGEFLERLRVDGKLPEPHSWRDWKEEVLSVYRAVETTPHLWHLPDGQTLNVFANAHPQGGVTWVFENLTEKVDLQTKYNTLLQVQGETIDQLAEGVAVFGPDGKIRLSNPSFRALWGLTEQEVTPGTHIRKIAQACEPSYHGPEGWKFFAGEITGFEEERRSREGRIELATGLILDYAMVPLPNGQTMIAFVNVTDSVGAERMLTEKNEALRKADALKNEFVQHVSYELRTPLTNIIGFTDLLKTPGTGDLNERQAEYLDHISTSSSVLLTIVNDILDLATVDAGIMRLDAGTVDIGRLFAEAADQISDRLKENSLRLEIDTTHAPAEMVGDYQRLKQILFKLLMNAANFAPDGSVVRLGCAQDGNSIVFSVSDSGPGIPEEARKDVFARFETHGQGGRRRGAGLGLSIVQSFVGLHHGTVAIEGGETDGTTIVCRFPTDRPLARQAAQ, from the coding sequence ATGGCAGACGGTATCAAGCGCATCTGGCGCACTCTGCTGACCGGAACTGCGCTGGTCAGCGGTGGCCTAAGTGCGTCTGCAGGCCAGGCGTTGGCACAGTCTTCAGGCAAGGTCAGTCTCTCGACGCTCGAAGTGGTCAATTTCGCCATGGTCATCGGCGCCATCTCGGCGGCGATGATTTCCGCGATATGGCTGATTCGCGAACGCGGCAAGATCGACAACGAAAATGTCGGCCTGCGCGCAGCACTGGCTGATACCAATGCAAAATTGTCGCGCTACCAGGCGCTGATCGTCGACCGCGACCGGCAGATTGTGGTCTGGGACGGCGTCGGAATGCCGGCCGAAGTGCTGGGAAACCTCTCTCCCGAGACCGGCGCCCCGCAAAAGCCAAGCGATTTTCTGGCCTTTGGCCGCTGGCTTGAGCCGCGCTCGGCTGCCAGTCTTGACGAGGCGATCGACACCTTGCGCACCCAGGCTGCGCATTTCGACCTGATTGTCGAGACCGTCCGCGGCCATGTCATCGAAGCCCAGGGCCGGGTATCAGGCGGCCGGGCCTTTGTCCGTTTCGTCGCGCTATCCAATGTCCGGGCCGAACTGGCCACGCTCAGCAGCGAGCGTGATCGCTTGCTGGCCTCGCTCGATACCTTCCAGGCGCTTCTCGATGTTATCGATATGCCGGTCTGGCTTCGCGGCGTCGACTCGCAACTGCTCTGGGTCAACAATGCTTATGTCCACGCCGTTGAAGGCAGCGATCGTCAGCAAGTGCTCGATGGCAGCATGGAACTTTTGGGGACCGCGGCACGCGAGCGGGTGCGCGCCAGCGTGACCCCGGAACGGCCGTTTCTCGACAAGCTGTCGACCGTCATCCACGGTCATCGCCGCTTCCTCGAGGTTGCCGATGTCAAGACCCCGGTCGGCAATGCCGGACTGGCACTCGACATCTCGATCGCCGAAGAACTGCGCGAAGAGCTCAAGCGCACCCTTCGCAGCCACGCCGAAACGCTCGATCATCTGGCCACACCGGTGGCCATTTTCGATCGCGACCAGCGACTTCAGTTCAACAATCAGGCATTTCAGCAGCTCTGGGAACTCGACACGCCGTTTTTGGCCAGCCGGCCCGACAATGGCGAATTCCTCGAACGCCTCCGCGTCGACGGCAAATTGCCGGAACCGCATTCCTGGCGCGACTGGAAGGAAGAGGTGCTTTCGGTCTACCGCGCAGTCGAGACGACGCCGCATCTGTGGCATCTGCCCGACGGCCAGACCCTCAATGTCTTTGCCAATGCCCATCCTCAGGGCGGCGTCACCTGGGTGTTCGAGAACCTGACCGAAAAGGTCGATCTGCAAACCAAATACAACACTTTGCTGCAGGTTCAGGGCGAGACCATCGACCAGCTCGCCGAAGGCGTTGCCGTGTTTGGCCCCGATGGCAAGATTCGCCTCTCGAATCCGTCATTCCGGGCGCTTTGGGGCCTCACCGAGCAGGAAGTCACGCCTGGAACTCATATCCGCAAGATTGCCCAGGCCTGCGAGCCGTCCTATCATGGCCCCGAGGGATGGAAATTTTTCGCCGGCGAAATAACTGGTTTCGAGGAAGAGCGCCGGTCGCGCGAAGGCCGTATCGAGCTGGCCACCGGGCTGATCCTCGATTACGCCATGGTTCCGCTGCCGAACGGGCAGACCATGATCGCTTTCGTCAACGTTACCGACAGTGTCGGCGCCGAGCGCATGCTGACCGAAAAGAACGAGGCGCTGCGCAAGGCCGACGCACTGAAGAACGAATTCGTCCAGCATGTCTCCTATGAGCTGCGGACACCGTTGACCAACATCATCGGCTTTACCGATTTGCTCAAGACTCCTGGCACCGGCGACCTCAACGAGCGCCAGGCGGAATATCTCGATCATATCTCGACCTCCTCTTCCGTGCTGCTGACAATCGTCAACGATATCCTCGACCTTGCCACCGTCGACGCCGGCATCATGCGGCTCGACGCGGGTACCGTGGACATTGGGAGACTGTTCGCCGAGGCGGCGGACCAGATCTCCGACCGCCTGAAGGAAAACAGCCTGCGGCTCGAAATCGACACCACCCACGCACCTGCGGAAATGGTTGGCGACTATCAGCGGCTCAAGCAGATCCTGTTCAAGCTGCTGATGAATGCCGCCAACTTCGCCCCCGATGGCTCGGTGGTGCGGCTCGGCTGCGCCCAGGATGGTAATTCCATCGTCTTTTCCGTGTCAGATTCCGGCCCCGGCATTCCCGAGGAAGCCCGTAAGGATGTGTTTGCCCGTTTCGAGACCCACGGCCAGGGTGGTCGCCGCCGCGGCGCCGGTCTCGGCCTGTCGATCGTCCAGAGCTTTGTCGGTCTGCACCACGGAACCGTCGCCATCGAGGGCGGAGAGACCGACGGCACGACAATTGTCTGCCGTTTTCCCACTGATCGGCCGCTGGCCCGGCAAGCGGCTCAGTAA